Proteins from a single region of Spodoptera frugiperda isolate SF20-4 chromosome 8, AGI-APGP_CSIRO_Sfru_2.0, whole genome shotgun sequence:
- the LOC118275713 gene encoding L-asparaginase 1 isoform X2 codes for MEEDRWVVTRHQGVEQWVKPKRYDLKREKKVLVIYTGGTIGMVKTDEGLSPGKNMFKPSIRRYPQLHDENYHQKIMKASPADKSLESFYVLPKTDDVSWRILYDIKEYDPLLDSSDITEADWVKIAKDIQSDYEQYDGFVVLHGTDTLAYTASALSFMFENLGKAVVLTGSQIPIFEPRSDGVDNFVSSLIIAGGYHIPEVTIFFYGKLLRGNRTRKISVNNFFAFDSPNAVPIVKVGLEMEVNKAAIFKPTVIEKFHVHAMMSKHVAHLRLFPSISTEAVKSACQHPIQGLVMETFGAGNVPSTRHDILLVIERAVKRGVIIVNITQCTTGAVAALYKTGQAIAKAGVISGYDMTPEAALTKLSYVLTKTELSYQQKVDMMCLNIRGELTNLSSMSIVDQTLKEALGISLNIQSPKKLAEVVANVFSSLLLYGIKQGDEGIVRKLLDMGADVNAEDSEGKTPLHEAILTGNHQMVECLLVNGANVHFKTRTGECPLITAVLREDPQIINLLLKCGAHLASADIYPVSEIMTTAIRTGSISKLESLKLAGAKFDIVDELRQTPLHKAVLCNRPEAAEFLLREGVDRDAKDVLGHSPADYVMKLNRRSLVTYFP; via the exons GACTATCACCGGGCAAAAACATGTTCAAGCCCTCGATACGAAGATATCCACAGCTTCATGACGAGAATTATCACCAGAAAATCATGAAAGCGTCGCCAGCGGACAAAAGTTTGGAAAGTTTCTATGTATTACCAA AAACTGATGACGTATCGTGGAGAATTCTGTACGACATCAAGGAGTACGACCCGCTGTTGGACTCATCTGATATAACTGAAGCGGATTGGGTGAAAATCGCCAAAGATATTCAg AGTGATTACGAGCAATATGATGGGTTCGTGGTCCTTCACGGCACAGACACTTTGGCCTACACAGCATCAGCTCTCTCCTTCATGTTTGAAAACCTCGGCAAAGCTGTTGTACTTACTGGTTCACAG ATTCCGATCTTCGAACCTCGGAGTGATGGTGTAGACAACTTCGTGTCATCTCTCATCATCGCAGGGGGTTACCACATCCCCGAAGTCACCATCTTCTTCTACGGCAAATTGCTTCGGGGGAACCG AACGCGAAAGATATCCGTGAACAATTTTTTCGCGTTTGACTCTCCGAACGCTGTCCCGATCGTGAAGGTCGGGCTGGAAATGGAGGTAAACAAGGCTGCCATCTTCAAGCCGACTGTCATCGAGAAGTTCCACGTCCACGCCATGATGTCGAAGCACGTTGCTCATCTCAGGTTGTTCCCCAGTATCAGCACAGAAGCCGTGAAATCTGCTTGCCAGCACCCTATTCAAg GTCTGGTGATGGAGACATTCGGCGCTGGCAATGTTCCATCAACTAGGCACGACATTCTGCTTGTGATAGAAAGGGCTGTGAAGAGAGGAGTGATCATTGTGAACATCACTCAGTGCACTACTGGTGCAGTGGCGGCACTTTACAAGACTGGGCAG GCAATAGCGAAGGCAGGAGTGATATCAGGGTATGACATGACGCCGGAGGCTGCCCTCACAAAGCTGTCTTACGTCCTCACCAAGACTGAATTATCTTACCAACAGAAAGTTGAT atGATGTGTTTGAACATCAGAGGAGAACTTACCAATCTATCTTCTATGTCTATTgta GATCAAACGCTCAAGGAGGCTTTGGGCATTAGTCTGAACATCCAGTCACCGAAGAAGCTGGCAGAAGTGGTTGCTAACGTGTTCTCTTCGCTGTTGCTGTACGGCATCAAGCAGGGAGACGAGGGCATCGTCAGAAAGCTGTTAG ATATGGGTGCGGATGTCAACGCTGAAGATTCAGAGGGCAAGACTCCTCTTCATGAAGCCATCCTGACTGGAAACCATCAAATGGTCGAATGTTTACTGGTAAATGGCGCCAACGTGCATTTCAAGACAAG AACCGGCGAGTGTCCTCTCATCACGGCAGTGTTACGCGAAGATCCTCAAATCATCAACTTACTGCTGAAGTGTGGAGCTCACTTGGCCAGTGCCGACATATACCCGGTCTCGGAAATCATGACCACAGCTATCAGAACTGGGTCCATATCTAAGTTGGAGTCGTTGAAGTTAGCAGGCGCCAAGTTTGACATAGTGGATGAGCTTCGACAGACACCATTACATAAG gCTGTGCTCTGCAATCGGCCAGAAGCGGCAGAGTTCCTCCTCAGAGAGGGCGTGGATAGGGACGCTAAGGATGTCCTAGGCCACAGCCCAGCTGACTACGTGATGAAACTCAATAGGAGAAGCCTCGTCACATATTTTCCCTAA
- the LOC118275704 gene encoding uncharacterized protein LOC118275704, with translation MSKVSVVLCILMLTVRSEDVRKRREGRQGKLFTFNTLNEDIKIDLDFTVPFLSIPVKKTMNSAYGLLDFPTININPASLALGGAVVLGTSIAVPFILKYYAHETNERYGRILDNAEFSADAVLDFAHQMLSGSHGLRGCPLRVACWAAQQEYANPREIINQIVNNRLLASIVNSSAVEDAMISGRHGRSCSSYAPCPLQEHHVPMLMTNLAILTNTPGFK, from the exons ATGTCAAAAGTGTCggttgttttatgtattttgatgTTAACGGTGAGGAGTGAGGATGTGAGGAAAAGGAGGGAAGGAAGACAGGGGAAGTTGTTCACTTTTAATACTCTAAACGAGGATATAAAG ATAGATCTGGACTTTACCGTCCCATTTTTAAGCATACCTGTGAAGAAAACTATGAACTCGGCGTATGGACTCTTG GACTTTCCAACGATAAACATCAACCCAGCATCCTTGGCTCTGGGCGGTGCAGTCGTGTTAGGAACCAGTATTGCAGTGCCCTTCATCCTCAAATATTACGCTCATGAAACTAATGAACGATATGGAAGAA ttttagatAACGCGGAATTCAGTGCTGATGCTGTATTGGACTTCGCTCACCAAATGCTGTCAGGCAGCCATGGACTCCGAGGATGTCCGCTCAGGGTGGCTTGCTGGGCTGCTCAACAAGAATATGCTAATCCTCGGGAGATTATCAATCAAATTGTGAA CAACAGACTTCTGGCGTCAATCGTGAATTCTTCGGCGGTGGAAGACGCGATGATCTCCGGCCGGCACGGACGAAGCTGCAGCAGTTACGCACCATGCCCTCTCCAGGAACACCATGTACCAATGTTAATGACTAACCTAGCTATACTCACCAACACACcaggtttcaaataa
- the LOC118275703 gene encoding uncharacterized protein LOC118275703 isoform X1, which produces MYAELEDVSYTQESGKMGPKVSCVVLAACLVLAGAEYRNDGFDFRGFVPSFQRTEDQLAEPSARIEKNRDERDNQADRTQRFGISSYGSTGGGSYGSTAPGLYGPVKIDLGGVLIGSILGFGAVIILPKIIHALSYSYGGGYGRSLDTDFGQVSEVFGKIDEMLSRYNVDSTACMQRLACSYVQLANENMISGNATDFDVLLSSLSNNTLVRRMLDGTAVFDAVSAGRSPDSDCHELYHKCKLDKKTVVKMLTQLVPS; this is translated from the exons ATGTATGCGGAATTGGAAGACGTCAGTTATACCCAAGAGTCTGGTAAGATGGGTCCTAAGGTGTCTTGTGTGGTGCTTGCAGCGTGTCTGGTGCTGGCAGGAGCAGAGTACAGGAACGATGG TTTTGATTTCAGGGGCTTCGTGCCGAGTTTCCAGAGGACTGAGGACCAGCTTGCAGAACCTTCAGCCAGGATCGAAAAGAACAGAGATGAGAGAGACAACCAGGCTGATAGAACGCAGAGATTTGGCATATCCTCGTATGGAAGCACTGGG GGCGGTAGCTACGGCAGCACTGCTCCAGGACTCTACGGACCTGTGAAGATAGATCTTGGAGGAGTGCTCATAGGATCTATACTGGGCTTTGGAGCTGTCATCATCCTGCCTAAGATCATCCACGCCCTGTCTTACAGCTACGGTGGAGGATACGGGAGAA gTCTAGACACCGACTTTGGCCAAGTATCCGAAGTGTTTGGTAAGATCGACGAGATGTTGAGCAGATACAACGTGGACTCGACGGCTTGTATGCAGCGGCTGGCATGTTCCTACGTGCAACTAGCGAACGAAAACATGATCAGCGGTAACGCTACGGACTTCGATGTTTTACTGTCTTCATTGTCCAA CAACACGTTGGTCCGTCGAATGCTGGACGGTACGGCAGTGTTCGACGCGGTGTCAGCAGGACGGTCGCCAGACTCGGACTGTCACGAGCTCTACCACAAATGTAAACTAGATAAGAAGACAGTCGTCAAAATGCTCACTCAACTCGTGCCCTCGTAG
- the LOC118275703 gene encoding uncharacterized protein LOC118275703 isoform X2, translated as MYAELEDVSYTQESGKMGPKVSCVVLAACLVLAGAEYRNDGGFVPSFQRTEDQLAEPSARIEKNRDERDNQADRTQRFGISSYGSTGGGSYGSTAPGLYGPVKIDLGGVLIGSILGFGAVIILPKIIHALSYSYGGGYGRSLDTDFGQVSEVFGKIDEMLSRYNVDSTACMQRLACSYVQLANENMISGNATDFDVLLSSLSNNTLVRRMLDGTAVFDAVSAGRSPDSDCHELYHKCKLDKKTVVKMLTQLVPS; from the exons ATGTATGCGGAATTGGAAGACGTCAGTTATACCCAAGAGTCTGGTAAGATGGGTCCTAAGGTGTCTTGTGTGGTGCTTGCAGCGTGTCTGGTGCTGGCAGGAGCAGAGTACAGGAACGATGG GGGCTTCGTGCCGAGTTTCCAGAGGACTGAGGACCAGCTTGCAGAACCTTCAGCCAGGATCGAAAAGAACAGAGATGAGAGAGACAACCAGGCTGATAGAACGCAGAGATTTGGCATATCCTCGTATGGAAGCACTGGG GGCGGTAGCTACGGCAGCACTGCTCCAGGACTCTACGGACCTGTGAAGATAGATCTTGGAGGAGTGCTCATAGGATCTATACTGGGCTTTGGAGCTGTCATCATCCTGCCTAAGATCATCCACGCCCTGTCTTACAGCTACGGTGGAGGATACGGGAGAA gTCTAGACACCGACTTTGGCCAAGTATCCGAAGTGTTTGGTAAGATCGACGAGATGTTGAGCAGATACAACGTGGACTCGACGGCTTGTATGCAGCGGCTGGCATGTTCCTACGTGCAACTAGCGAACGAAAACATGATCAGCGGTAACGCTACGGACTTCGATGTTTTACTGTCTTCATTGTCCAA CAACACGTTGGTCCGTCGAATGCTGGACGGTACGGCAGTGTTCGACGCGGTGTCAGCAGGACGGTCGCCAGACTCGGACTGTCACGAGCTCTACCACAAATGTAAACTAGATAAGAAGACAGTCGTCAAAATGCTCACTCAACTCGTGCCCTCGTAG
- the LOC118275713 gene encoding L-asparaginase 1 isoform X1, producing the protein MAVNGDDLNKLNSIDLMKLGADLHVGYNSGRRLSRAHEVGDRRVLVIYTGGTIGMVKTDDGLSPGKNMFKPSIRRYPQLHDENYHQKIMKASPADKSLESFYVLPKTDDVSWRILYDIKEYDPLLDSSDITEADWVKIAKDIQSDYEQYDGFVVLHGTDTLAYTASALSFMFENLGKAVVLTGSQIPIFEPRSDGVDNFVSSLIIAGGYHIPEVTIFFYGKLLRGNRTRKISVNNFFAFDSPNAVPIVKVGLEMEVNKAAIFKPTVIEKFHVHAMMSKHVAHLRLFPSISTEAVKSACQHPIQGLVMETFGAGNVPSTRHDILLVIERAVKRGVIIVNITQCTTGAVAALYKTGQAIAKAGVISGYDMTPEAALTKLSYVLTKTELSYQQKVDMMCLNIRGELTNLSSMSIVDQTLKEALGISLNIQSPKKLAEVVANVFSSLLLYGIKQGDEGIVRKLLDMGADVNAEDSEGKTPLHEAILTGNHQMVECLLVNGANVHFKTRTGECPLITAVLREDPQIINLLLKCGAHLASADIYPVSEIMTTAIRTGSISKLESLKLAGAKFDIVDELRQTPLHKAVLCNRPEAAEFLLREGVDRDAKDVLGHSPADYVMKLNRRSLVTYFP; encoded by the exons GACTATCACCGGGCAAAAACATGTTCAAGCCCTCGATACGAAGATATCCACAGCTTCATGACGAGAATTATCACCAGAAAATCATGAAAGCGTCGCCAGCGGACAAAAGTTTGGAAAGTTTCTATGTATTACCAA AAACTGATGACGTATCGTGGAGAATTCTGTACGACATCAAGGAGTACGACCCGCTGTTGGACTCATCTGATATAACTGAAGCGGATTGGGTGAAAATCGCCAAAGATATTCAg AGTGATTACGAGCAATATGATGGGTTCGTGGTCCTTCACGGCACAGACACTTTGGCCTACACAGCATCAGCTCTCTCCTTCATGTTTGAAAACCTCGGCAAAGCTGTTGTACTTACTGGTTCACAG ATTCCGATCTTCGAACCTCGGAGTGATGGTGTAGACAACTTCGTGTCATCTCTCATCATCGCAGGGGGTTACCACATCCCCGAAGTCACCATCTTCTTCTACGGCAAATTGCTTCGGGGGAACCG AACGCGAAAGATATCCGTGAACAATTTTTTCGCGTTTGACTCTCCGAACGCTGTCCCGATCGTGAAGGTCGGGCTGGAAATGGAGGTAAACAAGGCTGCCATCTTCAAGCCGACTGTCATCGAGAAGTTCCACGTCCACGCCATGATGTCGAAGCACGTTGCTCATCTCAGGTTGTTCCCCAGTATCAGCACAGAAGCCGTGAAATCTGCTTGCCAGCACCCTATTCAAg GTCTGGTGATGGAGACATTCGGCGCTGGCAATGTTCCATCAACTAGGCACGACATTCTGCTTGTGATAGAAAGGGCTGTGAAGAGAGGAGTGATCATTGTGAACATCACTCAGTGCACTACTGGTGCAGTGGCGGCACTTTACAAGACTGGGCAG GCAATAGCGAAGGCAGGAGTGATATCAGGGTATGACATGACGCCGGAGGCTGCCCTCACAAAGCTGTCTTACGTCCTCACCAAGACTGAATTATCTTACCAACAGAAAGTTGAT atGATGTGTTTGAACATCAGAGGAGAACTTACCAATCTATCTTCTATGTCTATTgta GATCAAACGCTCAAGGAGGCTTTGGGCATTAGTCTGAACATCCAGTCACCGAAGAAGCTGGCAGAAGTGGTTGCTAACGTGTTCTCTTCGCTGTTGCTGTACGGCATCAAGCAGGGAGACGAGGGCATCGTCAGAAAGCTGTTAG ATATGGGTGCGGATGTCAACGCTGAAGATTCAGAGGGCAAGACTCCTCTTCATGAAGCCATCCTGACTGGAAACCATCAAATGGTCGAATGTTTACTGGTAAATGGCGCCAACGTGCATTTCAAGACAAG AACCGGCGAGTGTCCTCTCATCACGGCAGTGTTACGCGAAGATCCTCAAATCATCAACTTACTGCTGAAGTGTGGAGCTCACTTGGCCAGTGCCGACATATACCCGGTCTCGGAAATCATGACCACAGCTATCAGAACTGGGTCCATATCTAAGTTGGAGTCGTTGAAGTTAGCAGGCGCCAAGTTTGACATAGTGGATGAGCTTCGACAGACACCATTACATAAG gCTGTGCTCTGCAATCGGCCAGAAGCGGCAGAGTTCCTCCTCAGAGAGGGCGTGGATAGGGACGCTAAGGATGTCCTAGGCCACAGCCCAGCTGACTACGTGATGAAACTCAATAGGAGAAGCCTCGTCACATATTTTCCCTAA
- the LOC118275702 gene encoding uncharacterized protein LOC118275702 isoform X2, whose product MQEKEGERENEKERKKKKKNTSSKYNYNFGDLYPGVCIGHKHCLSQKPALQVPPTMGWLWNAPNVPGMKSVRRGWSPGVIGKSVAKVMTFKFARGGPDKDKNKKKKKKGNRPGGTGGDVGGGDSEPEEALEPKPTLKVQRKGDVFTIQVSPLKDLTDILPNEDPYVDCDPMVFKIIKKRSPEEQAKVEARKMVKLKKQRDAEIRKALAEAVEDICKCAYMDVYCNDMSAIDRVIDSCPAFKEPDCICKEESLSSLSSNATWDIEYTPPFGCFDLAPRKRKTYIHVETQYIPADAGIVEPPPPKPRCKRSCASIRPKRRISRKSCCGPCAC is encoded by the exons ATGCAGGAAAAGGAAGGAGAAAGGGAGAATGAGAAGGAGaggaagaaaaagaagaagaatacTTCTTCGAAATACAACTATAATTTTGGCGATCTTTACCCtg gaGTATGTATCGGGCACAAGCACTGTCTTTCCCAGAAACCAGCTCTGCAAGTGCCTCCAACCATGGGCTGGTTGTGGAATGCGCCAAACGTGCCAGGCATGAAG TCTGTTCGCCGCGGTTGGTCACCAGGCGTCATTGGAAAAAGTGTGGCGAAAGTGATGACGTTTAAATTTGCACGTGGCGGTCCCgataaagacaaaaataaaaagaagaaaaagaaagggAACAGGCCAGGTGGTACTGGTGGTGATGTGGGTGGAGGAGACTCCGAACCTGAAGAGGCTTTGGAGCCGAAACCCACACTCAAGGTCCAAAGGAAAGGCGATGTTTTTACTATCCAG GTGTCTCCATTAAAAGACTTGACTGATATTTTGCCTAACGAAGATCCATATGTAGACTGTGATCCAAtggttttcaaaattataaagaagAGAAGTCCAGAAGAACAAGCGAAAGTCGAAGCGAGAAAAATGGTAAAATTGAAGAAACAGCGAGATGCAGAAATTCGGAAGGCTCTTGCGGAGGCCGTGGAGGATATATGCAAGTGTGCGTACATGGATGTGTACTGTAACGACATGTCCGCTATAGATCGGGTTATTGACAGCTGTCCAGCGTTTAAAGAGCCTGATTGTATTTGTAAAGAAGAGTCACTGAGTTCTTTATCAAGTAACGCGACCTGGGACATAGAGTACACGCCACCGTTTGGATGCTTCGACTTGGCGCCCAGAAAACGGAAAACGTACATTCATGTGGAGACGCAATACATACCGGCAGACGCTGGGATCGTGGAGCCGCCACCACCGAAACCAAGATGTAAGAGATCATGCGCCTCGATCCGACCAAAGAGGAGAATATCTAGGAAGAGTTGCTGTGGTCCTTGTGCATGCTGA
- the LOC118275702 gene encoding uncharacterized protein LOC118275702 isoform X1 translates to MEQMYLIEIFIDKVTVFASDDEEGTKNKNLIIKIGFGPKVQFIIKEGQLAVVERPDDVIVTDEKSGRRQWSRTIRVGKSYLFPAHPDTILQTLSKFPLEVEVWNDDDTELENNTYIGVGSMHWDRQFFFMLKETKDSCKIHEPLSIKSKVPLMAECCCKQCGEIDFILRLSALGNSIITEFQQLMKDPESFVFRTNKAPSMFECKRIEGDDPNFCMVGSLYETTTLEDPDIVDRLQNKIEVCTELQSCGMVNKPDQYVCDHTGKDSATTKKYAIDKIRMGDIRGPCGNTNCALAHKVRKYIRALDTYKAKATGIVDTKPGDDRKICGKCVCKDDRWHRDTCPDKTQMKVKCKGCEGTAEPGNTCEDKRERLFGTGATPQTSNTQINYVISITKFRDNKKGLFGQDTIVENCFGAKLNSSVDDDNNAPEDLYLSSNGECSCRQSDTPRTVGSKTTTTTYSVGTNNPMIYNYEGSARRHSRRMSTVGSGTATNYAMTYNVGTSTGAAEPRRRVQVFNCEVADDKECKCNPKKPGPPCKTFDCDCLSETENMLARKLHRPYCPSYKHKVNCPVTMMHEEEELKKNEEDEEEVTPLPYGLPPIQLGPCPVLGRPCTVPDGFARMYKNAQLPTQPYSFSEDGKVCCSKEYERIKKAIREYMKYEKDNDFRCINKFDVDTERRCCDKEQVLMSLMGKACCGSHKMAIQDKFAEDKRD, encoded by the coding sequence ATGGAGCAAATGTACCTGATTGAGATATTCATAGACAAAGTGACCGTGTTTGCAAGCGATGACGAAGAAGGCACCAAAAATAAGAACCTCATTATCAAAATTGGTTTTGGGCCTAAAGTACAATTTATTATCAAAGAAGGTCAATTAGCTGTCGTCGAGAGACCAGATGATGTTATCGTAACTGATGAAAAATCTGGTCGCAGACAATGGTCAAGAACTATACGAGTTGGTAAATCTTATCTTTTTCCTGCTCATCCTGACACAATTCTTCAAACATTAAGTAAATTTCCATTAGAAGTAGAAGTTTGGAACGACGATGACACTGAACTTGAAAACAATACGTACATTGGTGTTGGCAGTATGCACTGGGATAGACAGTTTTTCTTTATGTTGAAAGAAACGAAAGATTCCTGCAAGATACACGAACCGTTGTCAATTAAAAGTAAAGTTCCCCTAATGGCTGAATGTTGCTGTAAACAATGTGGAGAGATTGATTTTATTCTTCGTTTGAGTGCTTTAGGAAACAGTATAATCACGGAATTTCAACAACTAATGAAAGATCCAGAATCGTTTGTATTTAGGACTAACAAAGCACCGAGTATGTTTGAGTGCAAAAGAATAGAAGGCGATGACCCCAACTTTTGTATGGTTGGTAGTCTGTATGAGACTACCACGTTAGAAGACCCAGATATTGTTGATAGATTACAAAATAAGATTGAAGTGTGTACTGAACTGCAAAGTTGTGGTATGGTTAACAAACCGGATCAATACGTGTGTGATCACACTGGTAAAGATTCAGCGACTACTAAAAAGTATGCAATAGACAAGATAAGAATGGGTGATATTAGAGGCCCATGTGGTAATACCAATTGTGCTTTAGCACATAAAGTGAGGAAATATATCAGAGCTCTGGATACTTATAAGGCAAAAGCAACTGGTATTGTGGATACGAAGCCAGGTGATGATAGAAAAATATGTGGGAAATGTGTTTGCAAGGACGACCGCTGGCACAGAGACACCTGCCCGGATAAAACACAGATGAAGGTCAAATGCAAAGGTTGCGAGGGGACGGCCGAGCCTGGTAACACCTGTGAAGATAAAAGAGAGAGACTTTTTGGCACAGGAGCAACCCCGCAAACGAGTAACAcgcaaattaattatgttattagtatTACAAAATTTCGAGATAATAAAAAAGGCTTGTTTGGACAAGATACTATAGTTGAGAATTGTTTTGGTGCAAAGTTAAATAGTTCGGTTGATGATGACAACAATGCCCCTGAAGACCTATACCTATCTTCCAACGGGGAGTGTAGTTGTCGTCAGTCGGATACACCCAGAACCGTGGGAAGTAAGACTACGACGACTACGTATAGTGTGGGCACCAATAATCCAATGATATACAATTATGAAGGTAGTGCTCGAAGACACAGTAGAAGAATGTCAACCGTGGGGTCAGGCACAGCAACAAATTATGCAATGAcatataatgtaggtaccaGTACAGGTGCCGCAGAGCCTAGGCGTAGAGTGCAAGTTTTTAATTGCGAAGTAGCTGACGATAAAGAATGCAAGTGCAATCCGAAAAAGCCAGGCCCCCCTTGCAAAACGTTTGATTGTGATTGTTTATCAGAAACAGAAAACATGCTGGCTAGGAAATTACATCGACCGTACTGTCCGTCATATAAACACAAAGTTAATTGTCCCGTTACTATGATGCACGAAGAGGAAGAACTAAAGAAGAACGAAGAAGATGAAGAAGAGGTAACTCCTCTGCCATACGGCTTACCACCGATTCAACTAGGCCCATGCCCCGTCTTAGGAAGACCGTGCACAGTGCCCGACGGCTTTGCCAGGATGTATAAGAATGCTCAGCTACCAACCCAACCATACAGTTTCAGTGAAGATGGTAAAGTGTGCTGTTCCAAGGAATACGAAAGAATAAAGAAGGCTATAAGAGAATACATGAAATACGAAAAAGATAACGATTTCCGCTGCATCAACAAATTTGATGTAGACACAGAGAGACGCTGTTGTGACAAAGAACAAGTATTGATGTCGCTAATGGGGAAAGCATGCTGTGGTTCACATAAAATGGCTATTCAAGACAAATTTGCCGAAGACAAAAGGGACTAA